The following are from one region of the Streptomyces tuirus genome:
- the ligA gene encoding NAD-dependent DNA ligase LigA, protein MAGDKQAETTTVPAEAREKHARLAEQIEEHRFRYYVKDAPVVSDAEFDQLLRSLEALEEEYPELRTPDSPTQKVSGSYETEFTAVEHRQRMLSLDNTFNDEEMAAWTERIARELGEQDYHFLCELKVDGLAVNLTYEHGRLTRAATRGDGRTGEDITPNVRTIAEIPDRLKGDSVPDLVEIRGEVYFPMEKFQELNARLVEAGDKPFANPRNAAAGSLRQKDPRVTATRPLHMVVHGIGALEGFTGLTRLSEAYDLLKAWGLPTSGHNRVVDGLDGIREFIAYFGENRHSVEWEIDGVVVKLDEIPLQGRLGSTSRAPRWAIAYKYAPEEVNTKLVNIRVGVGRTGRVTPYAQVEPVTVAGSEVEFATLHNQDVVKAKGVLIGDTVVLRKAGDVIPEILGPVADLRDGSEREFVMPSECPECGTALRPMKEGDVDLRCPNARTCPAQLRERLFYLAGRKALDIEHFGYVAAAALTAPLEPKDPPLVDEGDLFDLTIEQLLPIKAYVLDPDSGLPKRDPKTGEEKVATIFANQQGEPRKNAVAMLENIAAAKDRPLARIITSLSIRHVGPVAAEALAREFRSIERIEQATEEELAVTEGVGPTIAASLKQWFAEDWHRDIIRKWKAAGVRMEAESTGEDEGPRPLEGLTVVVTGTLDHFTRDGAKEALQSRGAKVTGSVSKKTSFVVVGDSPGSKYDKAMQLKVPVLNEEGFGVLLEQGPDAAAEVALSAEE, encoded by the coding sequence GTGGCCGGCGACAAGCAAGCGGAGACGACGACGGTGCCCGCGGAGGCACGGGAGAAGCACGCGCGCCTCGCGGAGCAGATCGAGGAGCACCGCTTCCGCTACTACGTGAAGGACGCTCCCGTCGTCAGTGACGCGGAGTTCGACCAGCTGCTGCGTTCCCTGGAGGCGCTGGAGGAGGAGTACCCGGAGCTGCGCACCCCGGACTCGCCGACCCAGAAGGTCTCCGGCTCCTACGAGACGGAGTTCACGGCGGTCGAGCACCGCCAGCGCATGCTCTCCCTCGACAACACGTTCAACGACGAGGAGATGGCCGCCTGGACCGAGCGCATCGCCAGGGAACTGGGCGAGCAGGACTACCACTTCCTGTGCGAGCTCAAGGTCGACGGCCTCGCGGTGAACCTCACCTACGAGCACGGCCGCCTCACCCGCGCGGCCACCCGCGGCGACGGCCGCACCGGCGAGGACATCACGCCCAACGTGCGGACGATCGCGGAGATCCCCGACCGCCTCAAGGGCGACTCCGTCCCCGACCTCGTGGAGATCCGCGGCGAGGTCTACTTCCCGATGGAGAAGTTCCAGGAGCTCAACGCCCGTCTCGTCGAAGCCGGCGACAAGCCCTTCGCCAACCCGCGCAACGCGGCCGCCGGTTCACTGCGCCAGAAGGACCCGCGCGTCACCGCCACCCGCCCCCTGCACATGGTGGTCCACGGCATCGGCGCCCTGGAGGGCTTCACGGGCCTCACCCGCCTGTCCGAGGCCTACGACCTGCTCAAGGCCTGGGGCCTGCCCACGTCCGGCCACAACCGGGTGGTCGACGGGCTCGACGGCATCCGGGAGTTCATCGCCTACTTCGGCGAGAACCGTCACTCCGTGGAGTGGGAGATCGACGGCGTCGTCGTCAAGCTCGACGAGATCCCGCTCCAGGGCCGCCTCGGCTCCACCTCGCGCGCCCCGCGCTGGGCCATCGCGTACAAGTACGCGCCGGAGGAGGTCAACACCAAGCTCGTCAACATCCGCGTGGGCGTGGGCCGCACCGGCCGGGTCACGCCGTACGCCCAGGTCGAACCGGTCACGGTCGCGGGCTCCGAGGTCGAGTTCGCCACGCTCCACAACCAGGACGTGGTCAAGGCCAAGGGCGTCCTCATCGGGGACACGGTCGTGCTGCGCAAGGCCGGTGACGTCATCCCGGAGATCCTCGGCCCGGTCGCCGACCTGCGCGACGGCAGCGAGCGCGAGTTCGTGATGCCGAGCGAGTGCCCCGAGTGCGGTACGGCGCTGCGGCCGATGAAGGAGGGCGACGTCGACCTGCGCTGCCCGAACGCCCGCACCTGCCCGGCCCAGTTGCGCGAGCGCCTGTTCTACCTGGCGGGCCGCAAGGCGCTGGACATCGAGCACTTCGGGTATGTGGCGGCGGCGGCCCTGACCGCCCCGCTGGAGCCGAAGGACCCGCCGCTGGTCGACGAGGGCGACCTGTTCGACCTCACCATCGAGCAGCTGCTGCCCATCAAGGCCTACGTCCTCGACCCGGACAGCGGGCTGCCCAAGCGCGACCCGAAGACCGGCGAGGAGAAGGTCGCCACGATCTTCGCCAACCAGCAGGGCGAACCCCGCAAGAACGCGGTGGCCATGCTGGAGAACATCGCGGCGGCCAAGGACCGCCCGCTCGCCCGGATCATCACCAGCCTGTCGATCCGTCACGTCGGCCCCGTGGCGGCCGAGGCTCTGGCCCGCGAGTTCCGCTCGATCGAGCGCATCGAGCAGGCCACGGAGGAGGAGCTGGCGGTCACCGAGGGCGTCGGACCCACCATCGCCGCCTCCCTCAAGCAGTGGTTCGCCGAGGACTGGCACCGCGACATCATCCGCAAGTGGAAGGCCGCGGGCGTCCGCATGGAGGCCGAGAGCACCGGCGAGGACGAGGGGCCGCGCCCCCTGGAGGGCCTCACCGTCGTCGTCACCGGCACCCTCGACCACTTCACGCGGGACGGCGCCAAGGAGGCGCTGCAGAGCCGCGGAGCGAAGGTGACCGGCTCGGTTTCGAAGAAGACGTCGTTCGTCGTGGTGGGTGACAGCCCCGGGTCGAAGTACGACAAGGCGATGCAGCTGAAGGTTCCGGTCCTGAACGAGGAGGGTTTCGGCGTCCTGCTGGAGCAGGGACCGGACGCGGCGGCCGAAGTCGCCCTTTCGGCCGAGGAGTAG
- a CDS encoding putative bifunctional diguanylate cyclase/phosphodiesterase gives MEPTESAVPGSRLRLRRLAAAWRAVREAVRPAGRPGAEVRAVGQYTPDGRCGAGRAADGPGAQPITEHTPGLTGADDADGGQHHAWPALPAAVVSAAGFVLGAGFYRAFTDGHALFPAGTAGWSLAVLTGIIVGHLVMLGRSRWWGGTGSGAALTLAVLLLYGWVPAGMVSLTVVVLVGIARRNRWRQGVLYGAVDLLGIGAGALVLRVFGIVPSVESPAEPAAWTLATAPQVALVAVAYLMVTRVLLWYLHAPRPGLPTVARTALVRQGLVAVALLGIAPLVCVVAVAKPILLPLFSIPLIALDSTLWIARARAEEQLRDPLTGLPNRQWLLERIWTALDDAERINARAALMLIDLDRFRSVNDTLGHLAGDRLLLQIADRLRVALPRGAEAARLGGDEFAVLLPVADSTTSATRVARNLVAALSSPLDLDGLTLVLEASAGVAVFPDHALDAEGLLRRADVAMYQAKRDRTGVEVYESKRDSNTPDRLGLLGDLRRALDAREVHLHYQPKVRFDGQVAGLEALVRWVHPERGKVPPDEFIAIAESSGLMPHLTEYVLETALGQVAHWREQGLFVPVAVNVSPRDVHTPGFAGSVAARLARHGVPAGALQLEITEHVLLEDPQRAADTLNQLTAHGVKMSLDDFGTGYSSLVHLRRLPVSELKIDRSFVARLAVDTEDAEIVRCTVDLAHSLGLLVVAEGVEDDETWERLRDLGCDAVQGWLVAAAMPPEETTAWLRARGPRGWQRPRAALPAATADE, from the coding sequence ATGGAACCGACCGAGAGCGCCGTGCCGGGCTCACGGCTGCGCCTGCGCCGCTTGGCGGCCGCATGGCGTGCAGTCCGTGAGGCCGTGCGGCCGGCGGGGCGTCCGGGTGCGGAGGTGCGCGCCGTCGGACAGTACACCCCGGACGGGCGTTGCGGTGCGGGGCGCGCCGCGGACGGCCCCGGGGCACAGCCGATCACCGAACACACGCCCGGACTCACCGGCGCGGACGACGCGGACGGTGGACAGCACCACGCCTGGCCCGCGCTGCCCGCGGCCGTCGTCTCGGCGGCCGGATTCGTCCTCGGTGCCGGCTTCTACCGCGCCTTCACCGACGGCCACGCGCTCTTCCCGGCGGGCACGGCCGGCTGGTCGCTGGCCGTGCTGACCGGCATCATCGTCGGCCACCTCGTCATGCTGGGCCGCTCCCGCTGGTGGGGCGGCACCGGCTCGGGCGCCGCCCTCACCCTCGCCGTCCTGCTGCTCTACGGCTGGGTCCCGGCCGGCATGGTCAGCCTCACGGTCGTCGTGCTGGTCGGCATAGCCCGCCGCAACCGCTGGCGCCAGGGTGTGCTCTACGGCGCGGTCGACCTGCTCGGCATCGGCGCCGGCGCGCTCGTGCTGCGCGTCTTCGGCATCGTGCCGTCCGTCGAGTCCCCGGCGGAGCCCGCCGCCTGGACCCTCGCCACCGCACCCCAGGTGGCCCTGGTCGCCGTCGCCTACCTGATGGTCACCCGCGTCCTGCTCTGGTACCTGCACGCCCCGCGGCCCGGGCTGCCCACCGTCGCCCGCACCGCCCTGGTCAGACAAGGCCTCGTCGCGGTCGCGCTGCTGGGGATCGCGCCGCTGGTCTGCGTGGTCGCCGTGGCCAAACCGATCCTGCTCCCGCTGTTCTCCATCCCGCTGATCGCCCTGGACTCCACCCTCTGGATCGCCCGGGCCCGGGCGGAGGAGCAGCTGCGCGACCCGCTGACCGGTCTGCCCAACCGCCAGTGGCTGCTGGAGCGCATCTGGACCGCGCTGGACGACGCGGAGCGGATCAACGCCCGCGCCGCCCTGATGCTGATCGACCTCGACCGGTTCCGGTCGGTCAACGACACGCTCGGTCATCTCGCCGGTGACCGGCTGCTGCTGCAGATCGCCGACCGGCTGCGGGTGGCGCTGCCGCGCGGGGCGGAGGCAGCCCGGCTCGGCGGGGACGAGTTCGCCGTCTTACTGCCGGTCGCCGACTCCACGACCTCGGCGACCCGGGTCGCCCGCAACCTCGTCGCCGCCCTCAGTTCCCCCCTCGACCTCGACGGCCTCACCCTCGTCCTGGAGGCCAGCGCCGGAGTCGCCGTCTTCCCCGACCACGCCCTGGACGCCGAAGGACTGCTGCGGCGGGCGGACGTGGCGATGTACCAGGCGAAGCGGGACCGCACCGGCGTCGAGGTCTACGAGTCCAAGCGCGACTCCAACACCCCCGACCGCCTCGGCCTGCTGGGCGATCTGCGCCGCGCCCTCGACGCCCGCGAGGTGCATCTGCACTACCAGCCCAAGGTCCGCTTCGACGGGCAGGTGGCGGGCCTGGAGGCCCTGGTCCGCTGGGTGCACCCCGAGCGGGGCAAGGTGCCGCCGGACGAGTTCATAGCCATCGCCGAGTCCTCGGGCCTGATGCCCCACCTCACCGAGTACGTCCTGGAGACCGCGCTCGGCCAGGTCGCGCACTGGCGGGAGCAGGGCCTGTTCGTCCCGGTCGCGGTGAACGTCTCCCCGCGCGATGTGCACACCCCCGGCTTCGCCGGCTCCGTCGCCGCCCGGCTGGCCCGGCACGGCGTCCCGGCTGGAGCGCTGCAACTGGAGATCACGGAGCACGTCCTGCTGGAGGACCCGCAGCGCGCCGCCGACACCCTCAACCAACTGACCGCGCACGGCGTGAAGATGTCCCTCGACGACTTCGGCACGGGCTACTCCTCGCTCGTGCACCTGCGCCGGCTCCCGGTCAGCGAGCTCAAGATCGACCGCTCGTTCGTGGCCCGGCTCGCGGTCGACACCGAGGACGCGGAGATCGTGCGCTGCACGGTCGACCTCGCGCACTCCCTCGGCCTGCTCGTCGTCGCCGAGGGCGTCGAGGACGACGAGACCTGGGAGCGCCTGCGCGACCTCGGCTGCGACGCCGTCCAGGGCTGGCTGGTCGCGGCGGCGATGCCCCCGGAGGAGACCACGGCGTGGCTGCGGGCGCGGGGCCCCCGGGGCTGGCAGCGCCCGCGCGCCGCGCTCCCCGCCGCGACGGCCGACGAGTAG
- the gatC gene encoding Asp-tRNA(Asn)/Glu-tRNA(Gln) amidotransferase subunit GatC, producing MPGITREEVAHLARLARLELKPEELDHFAGQLDDIIGAVARVSEVADQDVPPTSHPLPLTNVMRADEVCPSLTPEQALSGAPAQEQQRFKVPQILGED from the coding sequence ATGCCTGGCATCACGCGCGAGGAGGTCGCCCACCTCGCCCGGCTGGCGCGTCTGGAGCTGAAGCCCGAAGAGCTCGACCACTTCGCGGGACAGCTGGACGACATCATCGGCGCGGTCGCCCGCGTCAGCGAGGTCGCCGACCAAGACGTACCGCCGACCTCGCACCCGCTCCCGCTGACGAACGTCATGCGGGCGGACGAGGTCTGTCCGTCGCTCACCCCCGAGCAGGCGCTCTCCGGCGCCCCGGCCCAGGAGCAGCAGCGTTTCAAGGTGCCGCAGATCCTGGGGGAGGACTAA
- the gatA gene encoding Asp-tRNA(Asn)/Glu-tRNA(Gln) amidotransferase subunit GatA: MTDIIKLTAAETAAKIASGELTAVQVTEAHLARIEAVDEKVHAFLHVDREGALAQARAVDEKRERGEKLGPLAGVPLALKDIFTTEGIPTTVGSKMLEGWIPPYDATLTKRLKAADVVILGKTNMDEFAMGSSTENSAYGPTGNPWDLTKIPGGSGGGSSAALASFQAPLAIGTDTGGSIRQPASVTGTVGVKPTYGAVSRYGMVAFSSSLDQGGPCARTVLDAALLHEVIAGHDPLDSTSIDEPVPPVVEAARNGSVEGMRVGVVKQFRGEGYQAGVIQRFDESVELLKELGAEIVELDCPSFDLALSAYYLIAPSECSSNLARFDGLRYGLRVGDDGTHSAEEVTSLTREAGFGPEVKRRIMLGTYALSSGYYDAYYGSAQKVRTLIKQDFDKAFEQVDVIVSPTTPTTAFAIGERADDPMAMYLADLCTIPTNLAGNAAMSLPCGLAPEDNLPVGLQIIAPVMKDDRLYKVGAAVEAAFVEKWGHPLIEEAPSL, translated from the coding sequence ATGACGGACATCATCAAGCTCACGGCCGCCGAGACCGCCGCGAAGATCGCCTCCGGCGAGCTCACCGCGGTGCAGGTCACCGAGGCCCACCTCGCCCGCATCGAGGCCGTCGACGAGAAGGTGCACGCCTTCCTGCACGTCGACCGCGAGGGCGCCCTCGCCCAGGCCCGCGCCGTCGACGAGAAGCGCGAGCGCGGCGAGAAGCTCGGCCCGCTGGCCGGAGTGCCCCTCGCGCTGAAGGACATCTTCACCACGGAGGGCATCCCGACCACCGTCGGTTCGAAGATGCTCGAGGGCTGGATCCCGCCGTACGACGCGACGCTCACCAAGCGGCTCAAGGCCGCCGACGTCGTGATCCTCGGCAAGACCAACATGGACGAGTTCGCCATGGGGTCCTCCACCGAGAACAGCGCCTACGGCCCGACCGGCAACCCCTGGGACCTCACCAAGATCCCCGGCGGCTCCGGTGGCGGCTCGTCCGCCGCGCTCGCCTCCTTCCAGGCCCCGCTCGCCATCGGCACCGACACCGGCGGCTCCATCCGCCAGCCGGCCTCCGTCACCGGCACGGTCGGAGTGAAGCCGACGTACGGCGCGGTCTCCCGCTACGGCATGGTCGCCTTCTCCAGCTCCCTCGACCAGGGCGGACCCTGCGCCCGCACGGTCCTGGACGCGGCCCTGCTGCACGAGGTCATCGCCGGGCACGACCCGCTCGACTCGACCTCCATTGACGAGCCTGTCCCGCCGGTCGTCGAGGCCGCCCGCAACGGCAGCGTCGAGGGCATGCGCGTCGGCGTCGTCAAGCAGTTCCGCGGCGAGGGCTACCAGGCCGGCGTCATCCAGCGCTTCGACGAGTCCGTCGAGCTGCTGAAGGAGCTGGGCGCCGAGATCGTCGAGCTGGACTGCCCGTCCTTCGACCTGGCGCTGTCGGCGTACTACCTGATCGCGCCCTCGGAGTGCTCCTCCAACCTCGCCCGGTTCGACGGCCTGCGCTACGGCCTGCGCGTCGGCGACGACGGTACGCACTCCGCCGAGGAGGTCACCTCCCTGACCCGCGAGGCCGGTTTCGGCCCCGAGGTCAAGCGGCGCATCATGCTCGGCACGTACGCCCTGTCGAGCGGCTACTACGACGCCTACTACGGCAGCGCCCAGAAGGTCCGCACGCTCATCAAGCAGGACTTCGACAAGGCGTTCGAGCAGGTCGACGTGATCGTCTCCCCGACGACCCCGACCACCGCCTTCGCGATCGGCGAGCGCGCCGACGACCCGATGGCGATGTACCTCGCCGACCTGTGCACCATCCCGACCAACCTGGCGGGCAACGCGGCGATGTCGCTGCCGTGCGGTCTCGCCCCGGAGGACAACCTCCCGGTCGGTCTGCAGATCATCGCCCCCGTCATGAAGGACGACCGCCTGTACAAGGTGGGTGCCGCCGTCGAGGCCGCCTTCGTGGAAAAGTGGGGCCACCCGCTGATCGAGGAGGCTCCGTCGCTGTGA
- the gatB gene encoding Asp-tRNA(Asn)/Glu-tRNA(Gln) amidotransferase subunit GatB, whose amino-acid sequence MTTTTDLVSYEDALASYDPVMGLEVHVELGTKTKMFCGCSTALGQDANTQTCPVCLGLPGALPVVNATGVESAIKIGLALNCEIAEWCRFARKNYFYPDMPKNFQTSQYDEPIAFNGYLDVQLEDGETFRVQIERAHMEEDTGKSTHVGGATGRIHGASHSLLDYNRAGIPLIEIVTKPIEGAGERAPEVARAYVRELRELIKALGVSEARMEMGQMRCDVNLSLRPKGTEKFGTRSETKNVNSLRSVERAARFEIQRHAAVLSSGGTIIQETRHFHEDTGSTTSGRVKEEAEDYRYFPEPDLVPVAPPRAWVEEIRAGLPELPLVRRNRLREEWGVLATDMQAILNAGALEPIVATIEAGADAASARKWWMGELARSANESGKALDELAITPEQVARVTELVAKGDLNDKLARQVIEGVLAGEGTPDEVVDKRGLKVVSDEGALTTAVEEAIAGNPGVADKIRGGKVAAAGALVGAVMKATRGQADAARVKELILEKLGVSEG is encoded by the coding sequence GTGACCACCACGACCGACCTGGTGTCGTACGAGGACGCACTCGCGTCGTACGACCCCGTCATGGGCCTCGAGGTCCACGTCGAACTCGGCACCAAGACCAAGATGTTCTGCGGCTGCTCGACCGCCCTCGGCCAGGACGCCAACACGCAGACCTGCCCGGTCTGCCTCGGCCTGCCCGGCGCGCTCCCGGTCGTCAACGCGACCGGCGTCGAGTCCGCGATCAAGATCGGCCTCGCGCTGAACTGTGAGATCGCCGAGTGGTGCCGCTTCGCCCGGAAGAACTACTTCTATCCGGACATGCCGAAGAACTTCCAGACCTCCCAGTACGACGAGCCGATCGCCTTCAACGGCTACCTCGACGTGCAGCTGGAGGACGGCGAGACCTTCCGGGTGCAGATCGAGCGCGCCCACATGGAGGAGGACACCGGCAAGTCGACCCACGTCGGCGGTGCCACCGGCCGCATCCACGGCGCCTCGCACTCGCTGCTGGACTACAACCGCGCCGGCATCCCCCTCATCGAGATCGTCACCAAGCCGATCGAGGGCGCCGGCGAGCGTGCCCCCGAGGTCGCGCGGGCCTACGTCCGTGAGCTGCGCGAGCTCATCAAGGCGCTCGGCGTCTCCGAGGCCCGTATGGAGATGGGCCAGATGCGCTGCGACGTGAACCTGTCGCTGCGGCCGAAGGGCACCGAGAAGTTCGGCACCCGTTCGGAGACGAAGAACGTTAACTCGCTCAGGTCCGTGGAGCGCGCGGCCCGCTTCGAGATCCAGCGGCACGCGGCCGTGCTGTCCTCGGGCGGCACGATCATCCAGGAGACCCGCCACTTCCACGAGGACACGGGGTCGACGACCTCGGGCCGGGTGAAGGAGGAGGCCGAGGACTACCGGTACTTCCCGGAGCCCGACCTCGTCCCGGTGGCCCCGCCCCGCGCGTGGGTCGAGGAGATCCGGGCCGGGCTGCCCGAGCTGCCGCTGGTCCGCCGCAACCGGCTCCGCGAGGAGTGGGGCGTCTTGGCCACCGACATGCAGGCGATCCTCAACGCCGGCGCGCTGGAGCCCATCGTCGCCACGATCGAGGCCGGGGCCGACGCCGCCTCCGCCCGCAAGTGGTGGATGGGTGAGCTGGCCCGCAGCGCCAACGAGTCGGGCAAGGCGCTCGACGAGCTGGCGATCACGCCGGAGCAGGTCGCCCGGGTCACCGAGCTCGTCGCCAAGGGCGACCTGAACGACAAGCTGGCCCGGCAGGTCATCGAGGGCGTTCTCGCGGGCGAGGGCACCCCGGACGAGGTCGTCGACAAGCGCGGTCTGAAGGTCGTCTCCGACGAGGGCGCCCTCACCACCGCCGTCGAGGAGGCCATCGCCGGCAACCCGGGCGTCGCGGACAAGATCCGCGGCGGCAAGGTGGCCGCGGCCGGTGCCCTGGTCGGTGCGGTCATGAAGGCCACCCGCGGCCAGGCCGACGCGGCCCGTGTGAAGGAACTGATCCTTGAGAAGCTGGGCGTCAGCGAGGGCTGA
- a CDS encoding SAM-dependent methyltransferase, translated as MPDITSRTSNDPLADRLSHPGYPRSNGYDARWTIDNQMGPHALWLLEWLAPALGLDTLSPGARVLDLGCGRAMTSVFLAREYDVQVTAADLWIKPDENAGRIAEAGVADRVLPVLAEAHDLPFGESSFDAIVSIDAYQYFGTNDLYLPELTRLLKPGGRIGVVVPALREEIDGVEPPEHLEPYWEPGFWCFHTAAWWRRHWTRSGAVEVETADWLQDGWRDWLRWCEVVAEESTDDWHVRMAGQCAEMLRLDRGETLGFVRVVGRRL; from the coding sequence ATGCCGGACATCACTTCCCGGACCTCGAACGACCCCCTCGCTGACCGTCTGAGCCATCCCGGCTACCCCCGCAGCAACGGCTACGACGCCCGCTGGACCATCGACAACCAGATGGGCCCGCACGCGCTGTGGCTGCTGGAGTGGCTGGCCCCCGCCCTGGGGCTCGACACCCTGAGCCCCGGCGCCCGGGTGCTCGACCTGGGCTGCGGCCGCGCCATGACGTCGGTCTTCCTCGCCAGGGAGTACGACGTCCAGGTCACCGCCGCCGACCTGTGGATCAAGCCCGACGAGAACGCCGGGCGCATCGCCGAGGCGGGTGTCGCCGACCGCGTGCTGCCCGTGCTCGCCGAGGCGCACGACCTGCCGTTCGGGGAGAGCAGCTTCGACGCGATCGTCTCGATCGACGCCTACCAGTACTTCGGCACGAACGACCTCTATCTGCCCGAGCTGACGCGGCTGCTGAAGCCCGGCGGGCGGATCGGCGTCGTCGTACCGGCGCTGCGCGAGGAGATCGACGGCGTCGAGCCGCCGGAGCACCTCGAGCCGTACTGGGAGCCCGGCTTCTGGTGCTTCCACACGGCGGCCTGGTGGCGGCGCCACTGGACCCGCAGCGGGGCCGTGGAGGTCGAGACCGCGGACTGGCTTCAGGACGGCTGGCGCGACTGGCTGCGCTGGTGCGAGGTCGTGGCCGAGGAGAGCACGGACGACTGGCACGTCCGGATGGCAGGGCAGTGCGCCGAGATGCTGCGCCTCGACCGGGGCGAGACGCTGGGCTTCGTCCGGGTCGTAGGCCGCCGCCTCTGA
- a CDS encoding MMPL family transporter yields MAALARWCVQRRLLSVMLWLLAFAGVAAGAAVAGTTYSNDYEVPGTESGRAAELLHEGFPRLGGDSDNVVWHTTSGSVRAADVEQTMTRTLDRIENLPGVASVTSPYDGSGAGRVSEDGRTAFASVTFDDRAEDVSQGEAQAVVDTAKSAETDGLQVELGGSAIALTESSGGHLAEIVGVIVAAVVLFLAFGSLAASLLPIATALVGVGTAYAGIVLLGHAMTVADFAPMLGMLIGLGVGIDYALFIVTRHRRGLKRGLSVTEAATNAVATTGRAVVFAGATVCIALLGMLILRLSFLNGVAIAASLTVILTVAASVTLLPALLSFIGMRALSRRERRRLTEHGPEPELPTGFAARWSAFVERHPKVLGAVALVVMGVLALPTFSLHLGTSDQGNGPQTATTRQAYDLLADGFGPGVNGPLTLVTKVDGADDKLALDNLDATLRTTDGVASVTPVTFDSGGHTAYLTVVPESSPQSQHTSDLVDRLRGEVLPRAESGTSLDVQVGGMTAGYDDFADVIVSKLPVFVGAVIGLGCLLLLLAFRSVGIPLKAAAMNVAAVASAFGVVVAIFQWGWGSELLGLGSAGPIEPFLPVIMVSVLFGLSMDYQVFLVSRMYEEWLETGDNRRAVRVGLAETSRVINSAAVIMISVFLAFVLSGDRVIAMFGIALAAAVALDAFVLRTLLVPALMHLLGGANWWLPRWLDKRMPRISIEPPESRAAHERLAAATDAEVADVLAEEERQRDVRDIPG; encoded by the coding sequence GTGGCAGCCCTCGCACGCTGGTGTGTCCAGCGCCGTCTGCTCAGCGTCATGCTGTGGCTCCTCGCGTTCGCGGGTGTCGCCGCGGGCGCCGCCGTCGCCGGCACCACGTACTCGAACGACTACGAGGTCCCCGGTACCGAGTCGGGCCGCGCCGCCGAGCTGCTGCACGAGGGCTTCCCGCGACTCGGCGGCGACAGCGACAACGTCGTCTGGCACACCACGTCCGGCAGTGTCCGCGCCGCCGACGTCGAGCAGACGATGACCCGCACCCTGGACCGGATCGAGAACCTCCCCGGCGTGGCCTCGGTCACCAGCCCCTACGACGGGTCCGGCGCGGGCCGCGTCAGCGAGGACGGCCGTACGGCCTTCGCCTCGGTCACCTTCGACGACCGGGCCGAGGACGTCTCCCAGGGCGAGGCGCAGGCCGTCGTCGACACCGCGAAGAGCGCCGAGACCGACGGGCTCCAGGTGGAGCTGGGCGGCAGCGCCATTGCGCTCACCGAGTCCTCCGGCGGGCACCTCGCCGAGATCGTCGGCGTGATCGTCGCCGCGGTGGTGCTGTTCCTCGCCTTCGGCTCGCTCGCCGCGTCCCTGCTGCCCATCGCCACCGCCCTGGTCGGCGTCGGCACCGCCTACGCCGGGATCGTGCTGCTCGGGCACGCCATGACCGTCGCCGACTTCGCGCCCATGCTGGGCATGCTCATCGGGCTCGGCGTCGGCATCGACTACGCGCTGTTCATCGTCACCAGACACCGGCGCGGGCTGAAACGCGGGCTGTCCGTCACCGAGGCCGCCACGAACGCCGTCGCGACCACCGGACGGGCCGTCGTCTTCGCGGGCGCGACCGTTTGCATCGCCCTGCTCGGCATGCTGATCCTGCGGCTGAGCTTCCTCAACGGCGTCGCCATTGCGGCGAGCCTCACCGTCATCCTCACCGTCGCCGCCTCCGTGACCCTGCTGCCCGCCCTGCTGTCCTTCATCGGCATGCGCGCGCTCAGCCGCCGGGAGCGCCGCCGCCTCACGGAACACGGGCCCGAGCCCGAGCTGCCCACCGGCTTCGCGGCCCGCTGGTCGGCCTTCGTGGAACGCCACCCCAAGGTGCTCGGCGCGGTCGCCCTGGTCGTCATGGGCGTCCTCGCGCTGCCCACGTTCTCCCTGCACCTGGGCACCTCCGACCAGGGCAACGGCCCGCAGACCGCCACCACCCGCCAGGCCTACGACCTGCTCGCCGACGGCTTCGGCCCCGGCGTGAACGGCCCGCTCACCCTCGTCACCAAGGTCGACGGAGCCGACGACAAGCTCGCCCTGGACAACCTCGACGCCACCCTCCGTACCACCGACGGCGTCGCCTCGGTGACCCCCGTGACCTTCGACTCCGGCGGCCACACCGCCTACCTCACCGTCGTCCCGGAGTCCTCCCCGCAGTCGCAGCACACCAGCGACCTCGTCGACCGGCTGCGCGGCGAGGTGCTGCCCCGCGCCGAGTCGGGCACCTCGCTCGATGTGCAGGTGGGCGGCATGACGGCCGGCTACGACGACTTCGCCGACGTCATCGTCTCCAAGCTGCCGGTCTTCGTCGGGGCCGTCATCGGCCTGGGCTGTCTGCTGCTCCTGCTCGCCTTCCGGTCCGTCGGCATCCCGCTGAAGGCCGCCGCGATGAACGTCGCCGCCGTGGCCTCCGCCTTCGGAGTCGTGGTCGCGATCTTCCAGTGGGGCTGGGGCAGCGAACTGCTCGGCCTCGGCAGCGCGGGCCCCATCGAACCCTTCCTGCCCGTGATCATGGTGTCGGTGCTCTTCGGCCTCTCCATGGACTACCAGGTCTTCCTGGTCAGCCGGATGTACGAGGAGTGGCTGGAGACCGGCGACAACCGGCGGGCCGTGCGCGTCGGCCTCGCCGAGACCAGCCGGGTGATCAACTCGGCGGCGGTCATCATGATCTCCGTCTTCCTGGCCTTCGTGCTCAGCGGCGACCGCGTGATCGCCATGTTCGGCATCGCCCTGGCCGCCGCCGTCGCCCTGGACGCCTTCGTCCTGCGCACCCTGCTCGTCCCGGCCCTCATGCACCTGCTCGGCGGCGCCAACTGGTGGCTGCCCCGCTGGCTGGACAAGCGCATGCCGCGCATCAGCATCGAGCCGCCCGAGAGCCGTGCCGCCCATGAGAGGCTGGCCGCCGCGACGGACGCCGAGGTGGCGGACGTCCTGGCGGAGGAGGAGCGGCAGCGGGACGTACGCGACATCCCGGGGTGA